One Cryptococcus neoformans var. grubii H99 chromosome 3, complete sequence genomic region harbors:
- a CDS encoding dynactin 2, variant has product MTTKYRGLPDIDTAPDVFETTDEPEIVLKPSDVRPGDEDSVLKPVSEDIDAGGLPPRRKAERVFARGTRKPELSILSFRPRLPPLSRAASSSSSDTDEEPSLPRETPAARLRRLKAELVEVEAEVGSSSTSKTQSVSHEGNGARKRRSVLPPRQPVDVVSELANVRERLERIEIDDLDVGQVDAVGLIPSSEWKERLDKLVAAENRSGKGKVAQPTTVRQQDGSLSDIDKRLAVLEQMVGPTIDGLDQTLSPLVPTLNKHDHLLTLLTQPRHLDAISRRVKLLLVDLDRAAAASRRTGPSGVAAPQQSSEKAVTNLPLTQGEYIQLQSLFSILPRLDPLLPILSPLLARLRSLSALHSEASEIAVSLRGLQSRDKKNAEEIKELEEVVRSVQTGLDDAITAIKKNWEGLEKRMMGLEQRLKDVESQI; this is encoded by the exons ATGACTACCAAGTATAGAGGACTTCCGGATATA GATACTGCCCCAGATGTCTTTGAGACTACTGATGAGCCGGAGATTGTTCTCAAGCCA AGCGATGTCAGGCCAGGAGACGAGGACTCTGTTTTGAAGCCCGTGTCAGAAGACATCGACGCTGGTGGGTTACCCCCCAGACGTAAAGCCGAGCGCGTTTTTGCTCGGGGCACAAGAAAGCCAG AATTGTCCATTCTCTCTTTTAGACCTCGacttccacctctttcacGCGCtgcgtcatcatcatcgtccgaTACCGACGAAGAGCCATCTTTACCACGGGAGACCCCAGCAGCACGATTGAGACGACTAAAAGCAGAGCTAGTCGAGGTTGAGGCTGAAGTGggatcatcttccacctccaaaaCCCAGTCGGTATCACATGAAGGCAACGGAgcaagaaagaggaggtcTGTTCTTCCGCCAAGGCAGCCTGTAGATGTTGTGTCTGAACTGGCGAATGTAAGAGAGCGCCTTGAGCGGATAGAAATCGATGACTTGGATGTTGGGCAGGTCGATGCAGTGGGCTTGATACCCAGTTCtgaatggaaagagaggttGGATAAGTTGGTAGCAGCTGAGAATCGCTCTGGGAAAGGCAAAGTTGCTCAGCCTACAACAGTGAGGCAACAAGATGGCAGCTTGTCTGATATTGACAAACGACTTGCTGTGCTTGAGCAAATGGTTGGACCCACTATTGACGGACTTGACCAA ACATTATCGCCTTTAGTTCCCACACTGAACAAGCATGACCATCTTCTCACTCTACTTACTCAACCTCGACATCTCGACGCCATTTCGCGCCGCGTGAAACTCCTGTTGGTTGATCTTGACCgggctgctgctgcttcaAGACGTACAGGTCCAAGTGGAGTGGCAGCGCCTCAACAATCAAGCGAGAAAGCAGTTACAAACCTTCCCCTAACGCAAGGCGAATACATTCAACTTCAATCATTATTTTCAATCCTGCCGAGGTTGGACCCTTTGTTACCTATTCTCAGTCCACTTCTTGCTCGTCTGCGATCGTTATCAGCCCTGCATTCTGAAGCGAGCGAGATCGCCGTTTCTCTTCGAGGATTACAAAGTAGAGATAAGAAGAATGCAGAAGAAATAaaggagctggaggaggttgTAAGGAGTGTGCAAACAGGTTTGGATGATGCGATTACGGCAATCAAGAAGAATTGGGAGGGCTTagaaaaaaggatgatggGCTTAGAGCAGAGGTTGAAGGACGTGGAGAGTCAGATATAG
- a CDS encoding dynactin 2: protein MTTKYRGLPDIDTAPDVFETTDEPEIVLKPSDVRPGDEDSVLKPVSEDIDAGGLPPRRKAERVFARGTRKPAELSILSFRPRLPPLSRAASSSSSDTDEEPSLPRETPAARLRRLKAELVEVEAEVGSSSTSKTQSVSHEGNGARKRRSVLPPRQPVDVVSELANVRERLERIEIDDLDVGQVDAVGLIPSSEWKERLDKLVAAENRSGKGKVAQPTTVRQQDGSLSDIDKRLAVLEQMVGPTIDGLDQTLSPLVPTLNKHDHLLTLLTQPRHLDAISRRVKLLLVDLDRAAAASRRTGPSGVAAPQQSSEKAVTNLPLTQGEYIQLQSLFSILPRLDPLLPILSPLLARLRSLSALHSEASEIAVSLRGLQSRDKKNAEEIKELEEVVRSVQTGLDDAITAIKKNWEGLEKRMMGLEQRLKDVESQI from the exons ATGACTACCAAGTATAGAGGACTTCCGGATATA GATACTGCCCCAGATGTCTTTGAGACTACTGATGAGCCGGAGATTGTTCTCAAGCCA AGCGATGTCAGGCCAGGAGACGAGGACTCTGTTTTGAAGCCCGTGTCAGAAGACATCGACGCTGGTGGGTTACCCCCCAGACGTAAAGCCGAGCGCGTTTTTGCTCGGGGCACAAGAAAGCCAG CAGAATTGTCCATTCTCTCTTTTAGACCTCGacttccacctctttcacGCGCtgcgtcatcatcatcgtccgaTACCGACGAAGAGCCATCTTTACCACGGGAGACCCCAGCAGCACGATTGAGACGACTAAAAGCAGAGCTAGTCGAGGTTGAGGCTGAAGTGggatcatcttccacctccaaaaCCCAGTCGGTATCACATGAAGGCAACGGAgcaagaaagaggaggtcTGTTCTTCCGCCAAGGCAGCCTGTAGATGTTGTGTCTGAACTGGCGAATGTAAGAGAGCGCCTTGAGCGGATAGAAATCGATGACTTGGATGTTGGGCAGGTCGATGCAGTGGGCTTGATACCCAGTTCtgaatggaaagagaggttGGATAAGTTGGTAGCAGCTGAGAATCGCTCTGGGAAAGGCAAAGTTGCTCAGCCTACAACAGTGAGGCAACAAGATGGCAGCTTGTCTGATATTGACAAACGACTTGCTGTGCTTGAGCAAATGGTTGGACCCACTATTGACGGACTTGACCAA ACATTATCGCCTTTAGTTCCCACACTGAACAAGCATGACCATCTTCTCACTCTACTTACTCAACCTCGACATCTCGACGCCATTTCGCGCCGCGTGAAACTCCTGTTGGTTGATCTTGACCgggctgctgctgcttcaAGACGTACAGGTCCAAGTGGAGTGGCAGCGCCTCAACAATCAAGCGAGAAAGCAGTTACAAACCTTCCCCTAACGCAAGGCGAATACATTCAACTTCAATCATTATTTTCAATCCTGCCGAGGTTGGACCCTTTGTTACCTATTCTCAGTCCACTTCTTGCTCGTCTGCGATCGTTATCAGCCCTGCATTCTGAAGCGAGCGAGATCGCCGTTTCTCTTCGAGGATTACAAAGTAGAGATAAGAAGAATGCAGAAGAAATAaaggagctggaggaggttgTAAGGAGTGTGCAAACAGGTTTGGATGATGCGATTACGGCAATCAAGAAGAATTGGGAGGGCTTagaaaaaaggatgatggGCTTAGAGCAGAGGTTGAAGGACGTGGAGAGTCAGATATAG
- a CDS encoding protein FRA10AC1, whose translation MSWKSSPGILASGPPMSSSSNPVINRIKPNPSGLSAFQREALVSSYGPSSSMQPKVRTEWDVLKENHRFIRDDEDAKDVSWEERLARAYESKLFKEFALIDLKHYKSKKLALRWRTAPEVVNGIGEETCASLRCRYHKPLQAQSPVSDHAVGFISPHSRAGSTGRNYGWEYPDHDEKERSRRKEKKTKTMPELKMFELPFVYMEAGERKEALVKVKVCPRCTAKLLWKPGQDDVEEDLMGQTGSREKEKEKEGEKRSRKDRDRRSAQDKERRRKREVQENERERSQSQSPRRHSRHHVEESGKSHRHRWD comes from the exons ATGAGCTGGAAGTCGTCGCCCGGTATACTCGCCTCAGGTCCTCCcatgtcatcttcttcaaatcccGTTATCAATCGCATCAAACCTAACCCCAGCGGGCTATCTGCTTTTCAACGCGAAGCCCTTGTGTCATCATATggcccttcttcatcaatgCAACCGAAAGTGCGAACCGAGTGGGATGTGTTGAAGGAGAACCACCGGTTCAtaagagatgatgaagacgcaAAGGACGTTAgttgggaggagaggtTAGCGAGGGCATATGAATCGAAGCTATTCAAAGAGTTTGCTTTG ATTGATCTTAAACATTACAAGTCAAAGAAACTCGCTCTCCGCTGGCGAACAGCTCCTGAAGTCGTCAACGGCATCGGCGAAGAAACATGCGCCTCATTGCGCTGCAGATATCACAAACCCCTGCAAGCGCAATCTCCTGTATCAGATCACGCGGTCGGATTCATCTCTCCCCACTCCCGCGCCGGAAGCACTGGCAGAAACTATGGATGGGAATACCCTGATcatgatgaaaaggaaagaagcaggcggaaagagaagaaaacaaaGACTATGCCGGAGCTTAAAATGTTTGAGTTACCGTTTGTATACATGGAAgcgggagagaggaaggaggctTTAGTGAAAGTGAAGGTTTGTCCGAGATGTACAGCCAAGTTGCTGTGGAAGCCGGGACAAGAcgatgtggaggaagatttGATGGGACAGACGGGAtcgagggaaaaggaaaaggagaaagagggtgaGAAGAGGTCAAGGAAGGATAGGGACAGAAGGTCTGCACAAGACAAAGAACGGCGGCGGAAACGGGAAGTGCAGGAGAACGAGAGAGAAAGATCACAATCCCAGAGTCCTAGAAGGCATTCTCGCCATCACGTCGAGGAAAGTGGAAAATCTCATCGACATCGGTGGGATTGA
- a CDS encoding N-acetylglucosaminylphosphatidylinositol deacetylase: MPPAQGPGQPRPSAFPFLFAVIFPLFRLLFSLTPIAQPQDLNLLTPESIAPLGDKPSALIVTAHPDDEVMFFSPTILGLMGAGWNVRGLCLSTGNSEGLGQKRKGEFVKSYEALGIPAENLEITDHPDLPDGLTTKWNTTLVSTIIQDSLFSNPVDIVVTFDPKGITSHPNHVTLPSSLALIPAERRPRVLALQSPDTLPKFTGPLYIVYLHLRTIFFSPQFQRAFQFLFPSFNTFFGAENVKETQAHVMINDLRGWATGLKAMMAHNSQLVWFRYLYVAFSRLMWVNELVEVT; encoded by the exons ATGCCCCCAGCTCAAGGCCCAGGCCAACCTCGTCCTTCCGCATTCCCATTCCTTTTCGCCGTCAtttttcctctctttcgCCTCCTCTTTAGTCTGACACCGATAGCACAACCTCAAGACCTTAACCTTCTCACTCCGGAGTCGATTGCTCCTTTGGGCGACAAGCCTTCAGCACTCATAGTTACTGCGCACCCAGATGACGAAGTCATGTTCTTCAGCCCTACTATCCTGGGCCTGATGGGTGCAGGATGGAATGTGAGGGGATTATGTCTCTCCACTG GAAATTCGGAAGGACTAgggcaaaaaagaaaaggagagtTCGTCAAGAGCTATGAAGCACTGGGTATTCCCGCAGAAAACCTTGAAATTACTGATCATCC TGATCTCCCAGATGGTTTGACAACCAAATGGAATACCACACTCGTCTCCACGATCATCCAAGATAGCCTTTTCTCTAATCCTGTGGATATC GTTGTCACATTCGACCCGAAAGGTATCACCTCTCATCCCAATCACGTTacccttccatcttcactcGCCCTTATTCCGGCCGAGCGCCGTCCCCGGGTACTAGCCCTTCAATCTCCTGACACCTTGCCCAAGTTCACCGGCCCTCTATACATCGTTTACCTTCACCTTCgaaccatcttcttctccccgcAGTTCCAGCGAGCATTCCAGTTCCTCTTCCCTAGCTTCAACACCTTCTTTGGGGCTGAAAATGTTAAAGAGACGCAAGCACATGTGATGATCAATGATTTGAGAGGATGGGCCACCGGTCTGAAGGCAATGATGGCGCATAATTCGCAACTTGTCTGGTTCAGGTACCTTTACGTTGCTTTCTCGAGGTTGATGTGGGTAAATGAGCTTGTTGAGGTGACCTAG
- a CDS encoding V-type H -transporting ATPase subunit D, protein MSGTGPREAIFPTRMNLTLTKGRLKGAQTGHSLLAKKRDALTTRFRQILRKVDEAKRLMGRVLQLASFSLAEVTYAAGDIGYQVQESVRKANYTVQARQENVSGVVLPAFEGVRSNDASDFNLTGLSRGGQQIQKSRDTYIKAVGTLVELASLQTAFTILDEVIRATNRRVNAIEHVVIPRLENTIKYINSELDEMDREEFFRLKKVQGKKKRDAANAEQSRENENKAFEATGGELHRDEGIGGGVAGGADMLDEGKDEDVIF, encoded by the exons ATGTCCGGAACAGGACCCAGAGAGGCTATCTT CCCGACTCGTATGAACCTGACACTCACGAAAGGTCGTCTCAAGGGAGCTCAGACAGGCCATTCCCTACTTGCCAAGAAGCGTGATGCTCTCACGACGCGATTTCGTCAAATATTGAGGAAGGTCGATGAG GCCAAACGCTTGATGGGTCGAGTCCTCCAACtggcctccttctccctcgcaGAAGTTACTTATGCAGCCGGAGATATCGGATATCAAGTGCAGGAATCAGTACGAAAAGCCAACTATACCGTACAGGCTAGACAGGAAAACGTCAGCGGTGTTGTGTTACCTGCTTTTGAAGGTGTAAGGAGTAATGACGCCAGTG ATTTCAACCTCACAGGTCTTAGTAGAGGTGGACAACAGATTCAAAAGTCAAGAGATACGTATATTAAAGCAGTTGGCACTCTGGTTGAACTGGCGTCTCTACAG ACTGCATTCACAATCCTCGATGAAGTCATCCGAGCTACCAACAGACGTGTAAATGCCATCGAACACGTTGTCATTCCCCGTCTCGAAAACACCATCAAGTACATCAACTCTGAGCTCGACGAGATGGACCGTGAAGAGTTTTTCaggctgaagaaggtgcaaggcaagaagaagagagatgcTGCAAATGCGGAACAGTCGAGAGAGAACGAGAACAAGGCTTTTGAAGCTACTGGTGGAGAATTGCACAGAGATGAAGGCATTGGAGGTGGTGTGGCTGGTGGTGCGGATATGctggatgaaggaaaggatgaggatgttaTTTTCTAG